The following coding sequences are from one Tissierella sp. window:
- a CDS encoding RtcB family protein — translation MELQGKYSIAKVFTDNLEDGAKEQIIELLDQDFIKDSKVRIMPDVHQGMGCVIGFTADMGDKVIPNIVGVDLGCGMLTVELGDLVLDLPKLDDIIKNKVPSGKATHNERRFKFDKLNDLYCFRDLKDTKRIERSIGTLGSGNHFVEVGVDSQKNKYLVIHSGSRNLGKQVAEIYQKLAIDLCSGKEDYFIKREEIIAKYKEEGRRKEIKKVLAELKKEYDELQPNYPKALCYLTGEYRDKYLHDMKICQEYASLNREMMADIILRELLGKGLNEFSYFETVHNYINFEDNIIRKGAISAYEGEKILIPINMRDGSIIAIGKGNPEWNYSAPHGAGRLMSRNVAKGAVTLDDFKKSMEGIYSTSINEHTLDESPFAYKPIEEILNNLTETAEVLDIIKPIYNFKA, via the coding sequence ATGGAACTACAAGGGAAATATAGTATTGCTAAAGTTTTTACAGATAATCTAGAGGATGGAGCAAAGGAGCAAATTATTGAATTATTAGATCAAGATTTCATAAAAGATTCTAAGGTCCGAATAATGCCTGATGTTCATCAAGGTATGGGCTGTGTAATCGGTTTTACAGCAGATATGGGAGATAAAGTAATACCCAATATTGTTGGGGTTGATTTGGGTTGTGGCATGCTTACTGTGGAGCTTGGAGATCTAGTCTTAGATCTACCAAAATTAGATGACATAATAAAGAATAAAGTTCCATCAGGTAAAGCCACCCATAATGAAAGAAGGTTTAAATTTGATAAGCTAAATGACTTATATTGCTTTAGGGATTTGAAGGATACTAAAAGAATTGAAAGAAGTATAGGGACCCTGGGGTCTGGCAATCACTTTGTCGAAGTTGGGGTAGACAGCCAAAAAAATAAATACCTAGTAATCCATTCAGGTAGTAGAAATCTAGGGAAGCAAGTTGCAGAGATTTATCAGAAACTTGCCATAGATTTATGTAGTGGTAAAGAGGATTATTTTATAAAAAGAGAAGAGATAATTGCTAAATATAAAGAAGAAGGCAGACGAAAGGAAATAAAGAAAGTTCTAGCTGAATTGAAAAAGGAATATGATGAACTTCAGCCTAATTATCCTAAAGCCTTATGTTATTTAACTGGAGAATATAGAGATAAGTATCTCCATGATATGAAAATATGTCAAGAATATGCAAGTCTAAATCGTGAAATGATGGCAGATATTATTCTTAGAGAACTGCTAGGAAAGGGATTAAATGAATTCAGCTATTTTGAGACCGTTCACAATTATATTAATTTTGAGGATAATATAATTAGAAAAGGTGCTATCTCAGCCTATGAAGGTGAGAAAATTCTAATACCAATAAACATGAGAGATGGTTCAATAATTGCCATAGGAAAAGGTAATCCAGAGTGGAACTATTCTGCTCCTCATGGGGCTGGAAGGCTTATGAGTAGAAATGTTGCAAAGGGAGCTGTAACTCTAGATGACTTTAAAAAGAGTATGGAGGGTATTTATTCAACCTCAATAAATGAACATACCTTAGACGAATCTCCCTTTGCCTATAAGCCTATAGAAGAAATATTGAATAATTTAACTGAAACTGCTGAGGTTCTAGATATAATAAAACCAATATATAATTTCAAGGCATAA
- a CDS encoding DUF1062 domain-containing protein — translation MGYLRRIEYTIMQKDSFKIFRNCAGCGCKTNYISTKKFRINANGKYLDVWLIYQCEKCKHTYNLSIHERIKVTDISKIEYEKFESNNLQYALDLGKDKELFLRNRADIDWSSVDYDIVGDDMEFKKGDYIVLCNPYQCKFRIDKLISNILGISRNKAKSLEANGIIEIMHNQLESRIEVLIMAELIEVTNK, via the coding sequence ATGGGCTATTTAAGAAGAATTGAATATACGATTATGCAAAAGGATTCTTTTAAGATATTTCGTAATTGTGCTGGATGTGGATGTAAGACAAACTATATAAGTACAAAAAAGTTTAGGATCAATGCAAATGGAAAATATCTAGATGTATGGTTAATTTATCAATGTGAAAAATGCAAACATACCTATAACTTAAGCATTCATGAGAGAATAAAAGTAACTGATATTTCCAAGATTGAGTATGAGAAGTTTGAAAGCAATAATTTACAATATGCTTTAGACTTAGGTAAGGACAAGGAATTATTTTTAAGGAATAGGGCTGATATTGACTGGTCTAGTGTAGATTATGATATAGTAGGAGATGATATGGAATTTAAGAAAGGGGATTATATAGTATTATGTAATCCATATCAATGTAAATTTCGTATAGACAAGTTGATTTCTAATATATTGGGAATATCGAGGAACAAGGCTAAATCATTAGAAGCTAATGGAATAATAGAGATAATGCATAATCAGTTGGAAAGTAGAATAGAAGTATTAATTATGGCAGAATTAATTGAAGTCACAAACAAATGA
- a CDS encoding dihydrofolate reductase, with protein MILIFAVDSNWNIGYDGDLLYKISEDLKRFRLLTEGNIIIMGRRTFESLPDKRALPNRINIVISRDKTYKAEGGIVINSTDELFPLLKELNPNDEMKNFLIGGGNIAKQMISHCNKAYITKIFQAFEGADTFIPNLDLLEDWKIVNESEVYNQDDLHYKYVDYIRV; from the coding sequence ATGATTTTAATATTTGCAGTAGATAGCAATTGGAATATTGGATATGATGGAGATTTACTCTACAAAATATCTGAGGACTTAAAAAGATTTAGGCTTCTTACAGAAGGTAATATTATCATAATGGGAAGAAGAACATTTGAATCCTTACCAGATAAGAGGGCATTACCTAATAGAATAAACATAGTAATCTCAAGAGATAAGACATATAAAGCAGAGGGTGGAATTGTAATTAATTCTACAGATGAGCTATTTCCATTACTGAAGGAGCTAAATCCTAATGATGAAATGAAAAATTTTCTCATAGGAGGAGGAAATATTGCAAAACAAATGATATCTCATTGTAACAAGGCTTATATAACTAAAATATTTCAAGCTTTTGAAGGTGCAGATACCTTTATTCCAAATCTTGATTTACTAGAGGATTGGAAGATAGTTAATGAATCTGAAGTATATAATCAAGATGATTTACATTATAAGTATGTAGATTATATTAGAGTCTAA
- a CDS encoding acyltransferase: MDKVAHSKKLGEIEWIRAICCILVIMIHVTAEFWTSFTYGSIQYKIIILLNTLSQFAVPCFVFISGFVLYYAYHNKEYKTLDFYKKRMLKILFPYLIWSGIYTFANYFYYNSAINIVSIVKDLILGRASFHLYYMVLIIQFYLVFPLCLKIYKKINNDVLSMSIFFILNAITILYIKMPFKDRFFMNYIIFFGLGIVFANLKIKGFELTRALRIIIFTIYTIFTLYYFADRYGDIAQLPLISKGLYRYGWWIFSLISIVNIYVLADMLKIRKYNWIDNRVISSLSKHSFTIYLSHIFFIRILRELNLFTQIKNYSMTLAFAFQLFAIICISWIFGIVMEKLELKIKHKVNRRAI; the protein is encoded by the coding sequence ATGGATAAGGTAGCACATAGTAAAAAATTAGGAGAGATAGAATGGATTAGAGCTATTTGCTGTATTCTTGTAATTATGATTCATGTTACAGCTGAGTTTTGGACCTCCTTTACTTATGGAAGTATACAGTATAAAATTATTATTCTACTAAACACCTTATCTCAATTTGCGGTCCCTTGCTTTGTCTTTATTAGTGGATTTGTATTGTATTATGCATATCATAATAAGGAATATAAAACATTAGACTTTTACAAGAAAAGGATGTTGAAAATTTTATTTCCATATTTAATATGGAGTGGAATTTATACTTTTGCAAATTATTTTTACTATAATTCTGCAATCAATATAGTAAGCATAGTAAAGGATTTAATCCTTGGAAGAGCGAGTTTTCATCTATACTACATGGTGTTAATTATACAATTTTATCTTGTTTTTCCCTTATGTTTAAAGATATATAAAAAAATAAACAATGATGTGTTATCAATGAGCATCTTCTTTATATTAAATGCCATTACTATTCTATATATAAAAATGCCTTTCAAAGATAGATTTTTTATGAATTACATTATATTTTTTGGATTAGGTATTGTATTTGCTAATTTAAAAATAAAAGGATTTGAATTAACTAGGGCATTAAGAATAATCATATTTACTATTTATACCATATTTACACTATATTATTTCGCAGATAGATATGGAGATATTGCACAGTTGCCTCTTATATCCAAGGGGTTATATAGATATGGTTGGTGGATATTTAGCCTAATTTCCATAGTAAATATTTATGTATTAGCTGATATGCTTAAGATTAGAAAGTATAATTGGATCGATAATAGAGTCATTAGTTCTTTAAGCAAGCATTCATTTACCATATATTTATCTCACATATTCTTTATAAGAATATTGAGGGAACTAAATCTATTCACACAGATAAAGAACTACTCTATGACTTTAGCATTTGCGTTCCAGTTATTTGCAATAATATGTATTTCATGGATATTTGGTATTGTTATGGAAAAACTAGAATTGAAGATAAAGCATAAAGTTAATAGGAGGGCAATATGA
- a CDS encoding aminoacyl-histidine dipeptidase codes for MNILENLNPKRVFYYFEQLTQIPRCSYDEQNVSDYLKSIGKKLGLETIQDDLLNIIIRKPATKGYEESEGVIIQGHMDMVCEKEDDSNHNFKTDPIELIIDGDYIRANKTTLGADNGIAIAMGLAILEDNTLEHPMIELLVTSSEETEMDGALGLSDKVLKGRRLLNVDSEEEGILVTGSAGGELIEIRVPAEYDNISGYDEVSIEVRGLMGGHSGMEIHKPRANANKILNNILKEIKASLDIKLVAITGGTKDNAIPRQSVANIGVSTEDLSKFNNIIEEMKKKVLDDSKTHEPNIEIVITKGDSVSKVFKDTVLNTVISLLDNIPTGVFTRLPENEEIVESSSNLAIIKTEDGRIIIQVSTRSSAENNLLKLREKIVASVNEANCQYEISGSYPHWEYNPESRLRDTALKVYEDLFHIKMESTVIHAGLECGVLAKKYPLDIISFGPNMYDVHTPQEKLSISSTERTYQYLIELLKQLK; via the coding sequence ATGAATATATTAGAAAACTTAAATCCCAAAAGAGTATTTTACTATTTTGAACAATTAACACAAATTCCTAGATGCTCCTATGATGAGCAAAATGTAAGTGATTATCTAAAAAGTATAGGAAAAAAACTAGGGCTTGAAACAATACAAGATGATTTACTAAATATCATCATTAGAAAGCCTGCTACTAAAGGATATGAAGAGTCAGAAGGAGTTATAATTCAAGGACATATGGATATGGTATGCGAAAAAGAAGACGACTCCAATCATAATTTTAAAACTGACCCTATAGAATTAATTATTGATGGAGATTATATTAGGGCTAATAAAACTACTTTGGGAGCAGATAATGGAATTGCCATAGCAATGGGCCTAGCCATACTTGAAGATAATACTTTGGAGCATCCAATGATAGAATTGTTGGTTACATCTTCAGAGGAAACTGAAATGGATGGAGCTCTAGGATTATCAGACAAAGTCTTAAAGGGAAGAAGATTATTAAATGTAGACTCAGAAGAAGAAGGAATACTTGTAACGGGATCTGCTGGTGGAGAATTAATTGAAATCAGAGTTCCTGCTGAATACGACAATATCTCAGGATATGATGAAGTAAGTATTGAAGTTCGTGGATTGATGGGTGGCCATTCTGGTATGGAAATCCATAAGCCTAGAGCTAATGCAAACAAGATATTGAATAATATACTAAAAGAGATAAAAGCATCCTTAGATATAAAATTAGTAGCTATTACAGGAGGAACTAAAGATAATGCTATTCCAAGACAGTCTGTGGCCAATATTGGAGTAAGTACTGAAGATTTATCTAAATTCAATAATATAATTGAAGAAATGAAAAAGAAAGTACTTGATGATAGTAAAACTCACGAGCCAAATATAGAAATAGTAATTACAAAAGGAGATTCAGTTTCAAAGGTGTTTAAAGATACAGTACTTAATACTGTAATCTCGCTACTTGATAATATCCCTACGGGAGTATTTACTAGATTGCCAGAAAATGAAGAAATCGTTGAAAGTTCCAGTAACTTAGCTATAATTAAAACTGAAGATGGCAGAATTATAATTCAAGTTTCAACTCGAAGTTCAGCAGAAAACAATCTATTAAAATTAAGAGAAAAAATTGTAGCATCTGTAAATGAGGCTAACTGCCAATATGAAATTAGCGGTAGCTATCCTCACTGGGAATACAATCCAGAATCAAGATTAAGAGATACAGCTTTAAAAGTCTATGAAGACTTATTCCACATAAAGATGGAATCAACTGTTATTCATGCAGGATTGGAATGTGGAGTCTTGGCAAAAAAATATCCACTAGACATCATTTCCTTTGGTCCCAATATGTATGATGTCCATACTCCACAAGAAAAGCTTAGTATTTCCTCTACAGAGAGGACATATCAATACCTTATTGAATTGTTAAAGCAGCTAAAATAA
- a CDS encoding GNAT family N-acetyltransferase, whose amino-acid sequence MSNNIDINYEERSSKNAFIIECKDIVLREFRLEDLDELYALTLQPEITDYLPDWISTKEERRKILIDFHMEKNKHFLDSIPNIEEEGLILGIILKETKEFIGWCATFIKDELPPPNREIAYAISKDYRSKGYTTQAAQGLVKYLFDNTNIEVLNAIALTHNIPSNRVIKKSGFKYVNDIEIENEEFHHYILSKDEWGKLML is encoded by the coding sequence ATGTCAAATAATATAGATATTAATTATGAAGAGAGAAGTTCAAAAAATGCTTTTATAATAGAGTGTAAGGATATAGTATTAAGAGAGTTTAGATTAGAGGATTTAGATGAGCTGTATGCTCTTACTTTACAACCTGAAATAACAGATTATTTACCTGATTGGATATCCACAAAGGAAGAAAGAAGGAAAATTCTTATAGATTTTCATATGGAAAAGAATAAGCATTTTTTAGACTCTATTCCAAATATCGAAGAGGAAGGATTAATTCTGGGTATCATATTAAAGGAGACAAAAGAGTTTATCGGTTGGTGTGCTACATTTATAAAAGATGAGTTACCACCACCAAATAGAGAGATAGCCTATGCTATTTCAAAGGATTATAGATCTAAGGGATATACAACTCAGGCAGCACAAGGATTAGTAAAATACTTATTTGACAATACTAATATTGAAGTATTAAATGCAATAGCATTGACACATAATATACCTTCAAATAGAGTGATTAAAAAATCTGGATTTAAGTATGTAAATGATATTGAGATAGAAAATGAAGAATTTCACCATTATATCCTTAGTAAAGATGAATGGGGAAAACTTATGTTATGA
- a CDS encoding YfcC family protein — MKGKKEKKKGLQFPTAFTVLFIVLILAALLTYIVPAGLYSRLTYDPDQSLFLVEDSAGESSTLPASQETLNSLNIKMDIEKFIDGSIRKPIAIPGTYEEIEQSPQGLLSIIMSPVQGVMDTVDIMVFVLILGGIIGLINKTGTFDAGIAALSKKTKGKEFLLVIFVSALIAIGGTTFGLAEETIALYPILMPIFIANGYDAIIGIAAIYMGSSIGSMFSTVNPFSVVIASNAAGISFNEGLVFRLISLVLAMIITLVYIYAYAKKIKKDPKASLTYEDNKSIEERFLKDYDPDNVLPFNWRRMLILLIFLGAFPIMVWGVSTGVWWFPEMSGLFLAVAIIIIFLSGLSEKEAVNTFLAGAADLIGVVLIIGVARAINIVMDNGMISDTLLYASSTVIENMSGGIFAVVQMLLFSFLGFFVPSSSGLATLSMPIMAPLADTVGVSRDIVVTAYNWGQGWMSFITPTGLILATLEMVDVTYNKWLKFILPLMGIIGVFAAVMLFIQTII, encoded by the coding sequence ATGAAAGGTAAAAAAGAGAAGAAGAAAGGTCTTCAGTTTCCAACAGCTTTTACAGTATTATTTATTGTTCTAATTTTAGCAGCATTGTTGACTTATATAGTCCCTGCAGGACTTTATTCTAGACTAACTTATGATCCAGACCAAAGTCTTTTCCTTGTTGAAGATTCTGCAGGTGAAAGTAGCACTTTACCTGCTTCACAAGAGACTTTAAATAGCTTAAATATCAAAATGGATATTGAGAAGTTTATAGATGGTAGTATTAGAAAGCCTATAGCGATCCCAGGAACTTATGAGGAAATAGAGCAATCACCTCAAGGTTTGTTATCTATTATCATGTCACCTGTCCAAGGTGTAATGGATACTGTTGATATCATGGTCTTTGTTTTGATACTTGGTGGTATAATAGGTTTAATTAACAAAACTGGTACCTTTGATGCTGGTATTGCAGCATTATCAAAGAAAACTAAAGGAAAAGAATTCTTGTTAGTAATTTTTGTTTCTGCTTTAATAGCTATAGGTGGCACAACATTTGGGTTGGCAGAAGAAACAATAGCCTTATATCCTATATTAATGCCTATATTTATAGCTAATGGATATGATGCAATCATTGGTATCGCTGCAATCTATATGGGATCTTCTATCGGTTCCATGTTCTCTACTGTAAATCCTTTTTCAGTAGTTATTGCCTCAAATGCAGCAGGAATATCCTTTAATGAAGGCCTTGTTTTTCGTCTAATATCATTAGTACTGGCAATGATAATAACATTAGTGTATATTTATGCATATGCTAAAAAAATTAAAAAGGATCCAAAGGCCTCTTTAACCTATGAGGACAATAAGAGTATCGAAGAGAGATTCTTGAAAGATTATGATCCAGATAATGTCCTGCCTTTTAATTGGAGAAGAATGCTAATACTTCTCATATTTTTAGGAGCATTTCCGATTATGGTTTGGGGTGTATCCACAGGTGTTTGGTGGTTCCCAGAGATGTCAGGATTATTCTTAGCAGTGGCCATTATAATTATATTCTTATCAGGCCTTTCTGAAAAAGAAGCAGTCAATACCTTCTTAGCAGGTGCTGCAGATCTAATAGGAGTTGTCTTAATTATTGGTGTGGCTAGAGCCATTAATATAGTAATGGATAATGGAATGATCTCTGATACTTTACTTTATGCTTCATCAACTGTCATTGAAAATATGAGTGGAGGCATTTTTGCAGTAGTTCAAATGTTGCTATTTAGCTTTTTAGGATTCTTTGTACCATCATCATCTGGTCTTGCAACTTTATCTATGCCTATAATGGCACCTTTAGCTGATACAGTAGGAGTATCAAGGGATATTGTAGTTACTGCATATAACTGGGGTCAAGGTTGGATGTCTTTTATCACTCCAACAGGCCTTATCTTAGCAACCCTTGAGATGGTAGATGTAACATATAATAAATGGTTAAAATTCATACTTCCATTAATGGGAATTATTGGAGTATTTGCAGCTGTAATGTTATTCATTCAAACAATAATATAA